GTGCATTCATCGATTGATAACGCGTCGAAACCGGCGGCTTCCCGGTTGCCATTTTCGTAGGCGATGACGCAGCCCAGGGCACGGCCCAACTCACCCTGGCGGGACAACAAGGCCATTTTGATGTTCGCGCTGAGCGGTAACGGCTCAACCAGGGTATGCAACGGCTGATCCAGCAAGGCATCAAGGGCGGAGAACATGCCGACCGTAAAATAGCTTTCAGGGGCTTGACGATGCGCGCGAATCGCCAACTCCTCGCACATGCGGGCCCGAATCAAACTGAGTTGAATCAACTCCGGCGTACGGTGATTCAACTGGCAAAGCGCGATCATCGACACCCAGGCTGCCAGCCGTTGCCGGCCCAGCATGACAATCGCCTGACTGACCGATTCGACCTCCCTCGGCAACCCGAAAAAAGCCGAGTTGACGACCCGCAGCAGTTTGTAGCTCAGATTCAAATCTTGATTGATCAGGCGCTCTAGGCTTTTGGTTTCGGTTTCCGGATGCTGCACCGCCGCCAGCAAACGCATGACTGTCCCCCAGTTGGCGGGCAAAGCTTGCCCCCGAACCACCCGCGGGCGCCCGAGAAAGAACCCCTGAACGTAGTCGAAGCCGATCTCTCGCATATGGTCGTATTCGGCGAGTGACTCGACTTTTTCCGCGAGCAAGTACTGGCCGCTCTTAGAGAGCATTTTCAGGTGTCGCTCCAGGCTGTTGGCGGGGTGGCGGCGAACATCCACCTTGATGATATCCACCAGAGAGCGCATGGCGCGATAATTCTTGCCGAAGGCCAGGTCCGACATGGCGACAACAAACCCCTTGTCGGACAAGTGCTGCAACACCTCCAACACTTTGGGGTGCTGCGGAAAGCGACACGGCAAATCCAGAATCATCTGCTCCGGTTCGATATCCAATTGAACCAGTCGGGGAAGAATAGCGGCCGTGACGTTAATCACCGCTTTGCGGCCGCTGACGAGCCGATCCAATCCCAGCTCAACGAAAGCGTTCACCAGAACTTGTGAGGTGGCACGTGTTGGATCCACGTCCCGAACGGAGTGATCGGCCGCGCGAAAAAGCAGCTCGTAAGCGTAGACACCCAGCTGGTTGTTGAAAACTGGTTGTCGCGCGACAAAGACGTTTTGCATCGCTTAGGACGCACTTATTCCCAAATAATTGAAGTTGAGGCCCATCAACCAAAAAGTCGTCCTCAAGCGCAAAAGCTTTAGATGCTCGAGTCGGAGCATCCCACAAGCGCCTCTCATTAGCGTCCCGCGATA
This is a stretch of genomic DNA from Pseudomonadota bacterium. It encodes these proteins:
- a CDS encoding HDOD domain-containing protein, whose translation is MQNVFVARQPVFNNQLGVYAYELLFRAADHSVRDVDPTRATSQVLVNAFVELGLDRLVSGRKAVINVTAAILPRLVQLDIEPEQMILDLPCRFPQHPKVLEVLQHLSDKGFVVAMSDLAFGKNYRAMRSLVDIIKVDVRRHPANSLERHLKMLSKSGQYLLAEKVESLAEYDHMREIGFDYVQGFFLGRPRVVRGQALPANWGTVMRLLAAVQHPETETKSLERLINQDLNLSYKLLRVVNSAFFGLPREVESVSQAIVMLGRQRLAAWVSMIALCQLNHRTPELIQLSLIRARMCEELAIRAHRQAPESYFTVGMFSALDALLDQPLHTLVEPLPLSANIKMALLSRQGELGRALGCVIAYENGNREAAGFDALSIDECTQAYLAAIDWARDVGALM